Proteins from a single region of Geminicoccaceae bacterium:
- a CDS encoding tripartite tricarboxylate transporter TctB family protein: MRADLYSVPVFFVLGAAMLYGGWTMDRLAVRQIHPASIPGLVPMLLGGALMLAAVVLFAQAQRPSATGEVDREAPTGGNRRLFATLLLCSAYALGLVGHVPFPVATAIFIIAFVIVFECVLSEAPVSLAKTTAIAVVFGIVLSAAVSLLFRYAFLVRLP; the protein is encoded by the coding sequence ATGCGGGCCGATCTCTACAGTGTGCCGGTATTCTTCGTGCTTGGTGCCGCCATGCTCTATGGTGGCTGGACGATGGATCGGCTGGCCGTCCGGCAGATCCATCCCGCGAGCATTCCGGGCCTGGTGCCGATGTTGCTTGGCGGTGCCCTGATGCTCGCTGCCGTGGTGCTGTTCGCGCAGGCGCAGCGTCCGTCCGCGACCGGTGAAGTGGACCGCGAAGCCCCCACGGGAGGCAATCGTCGCCTGTTCGCGACCCTGCTGCTATGTTCGGCCTATGCGCTCGGACTCGTCGGGCACGTGCCGTTTCCCGTGGCCACCGCCATTTTCATCATCGCCTTCGTCATCGTCTTCGAGTGCGTTCTTTCGGAAGCGCCGGTGTCGCTGGCCAAGACCACGGCCATCGCCGTCGTCTTCGGGATCGTTCTCAGCGCGGCGGTGAGCCTGCTCTTCCGCTATGCCTTTCTGGTACGGTTGCCATGA
- a CDS encoding tripartite tricarboxylate transporter permease, with translation MIDGFERLGDAFVALATWQMLFHAMWATLLGIAVGSLPGLTATMGVALLTTLTYSLPREAAILVLICMYVGAIYGGSRSAILLNIPGTPASAATTLDGYPLARDGRAVYAMSVATTGSSLGTLVGIVLFVALAPLLSDLALSFGSFEYFWLALFGIIISGQLTTSGLAIKGYIAGILGLMVAMVGADGIHAHVRFTMGFEELNGGIGLIPAMVGAFGFAEVLTVMWQKKAEVVRSTRDAKAGWPRFREAWRYRWTVLRSGVIGTFVGILPGVGEDIGAWASYAAAKRASKEKEEYGKGSIEGLTAAETGNSAVVPGALIPALTLAVPGSAPAAVLIAALFIHGIRPGPMIMIEQPDFVYLVAVMLLFATIGIFIFGITLAPIFEMVLRIPRERLMPIVFTLCVIGPYALTQRLFDVWVMVAFGIIGFVLRRMDYPMAPLVLGIILGDLLDKNLRRGLTLSDGDLTPFFTRPLCIVLAGLTVLSVLSGIPSVRRIVAAPFARRRA, from the coding sequence ATGATCGACGGATTTGAGCGACTGGGCGATGCCTTCGTCGCGCTCGCCACCTGGCAGATGCTGTTCCATGCCATGTGGGCCACACTCCTGGGGATCGCCGTCGGCAGCCTTCCGGGGCTCACGGCCACCATGGGCGTGGCCCTGCTGACCACGCTCACATATTCACTGCCCCGCGAAGCGGCGATCCTCGTTCTCATCTGCATGTATGTGGGTGCGATTTACGGAGGGTCGCGAAGTGCAATCCTGCTGAATATCCCGGGGACACCGGCCAGTGCGGCCACCACGCTCGACGGCTATCCGCTGGCCAGGGACGGCCGTGCCGTCTATGCAATGAGCGTGGCCACCACCGGATCGAGCCTCGGTACGCTGGTCGGTATCGTCCTGTTTGTCGCCCTGGCGCCTCTGCTTTCCGATCTCGCCCTCAGTTTTGGTTCGTTCGAATATTTCTGGCTGGCCCTGTTCGGCATCATCATTTCGGGTCAGCTGACCACAAGCGGCCTTGCCATCAAGGGTTACATTGCCGGCATTCTCGGGCTGATGGTTGCCATGGTCGGAGCCGATGGCATCCATGCCCATGTCCGTTTCACCATGGGATTCGAGGAACTCAATGGCGGCATCGGCCTCATTCCGGCGATGGTCGGTGCATTCGGCTTTGCCGAGGTTCTCACCGTCATGTGGCAGAAGAAGGCGGAAGTCGTGCGTTCGACCCGCGACGCCAAGGCCGGCTGGCCACGGTTCCGCGAGGCATGGCGCTATCGCTGGACAGTCCTGCGGTCGGGTGTCATCGGCACCTTCGTCGGCATCCTGCCCGGAGTGGGCGAGGATATCGGCGCATGGGCCTCCTACGCCGCCGCCAAGCGTGCGAGCAAAGAAAAGGAGGAATATGGCAAGGGCTCGATCGAAGGGCTGACCGCCGCCGAAACGGGCAACAGCGCTGTCGTCCCGGGCGCGCTCATTCCCGCACTGACCCTGGCGGTTCCGGGTTCCGCCCCGGCTGCCGTGCTGATCGCCGCCCTGTTCATTCACGGCATCCGTCCCGGGCCGATGATCATGATCGAGCAACCGGACTTCGTCTATCTCGTGGCGGTCATGCTGCTGTTCGCGACCATCGGCATCTTCATCTTCGGCATCACGCTGGCGCCGATCTTCGAGATGGTGCTGCGCATTCCCCGCGAACGGCTCATGCCCATTGTCTTCACCCTTTGCGTCATAGGCCCCTATGCGCTTACCCAGAGACTGTTCGATGTCTGGGTAATGGTGGCGTTCGGCATCATCGGCTTCGTGCTGCGGCGCATGGACTACCCGATGGCACCGCTGGTGCTGGGCATCATTCTGGGCGACCTGCTGGACAAGAACCTGCGCCGCGGCCTTACCCTGAGCGACGGCGATCTCACGCCGTTCTTCACACGGCCGTTATGCATCGTGCTGGCGGGCCTGACTGTACTCTCCGTGCTTTCCGGGATTCCCTCTGTGCGGCGCATTGTTGCCGCGCCGTTCGCCCGCAGGAGAGCCTGA
- a CDS encoding isocitrate lyase/PEP mutase family protein: protein MLTHEINRGFRHRLNNGGAILMPGAANALAARVIEGLDFEAIYVSGAGVTNTFYGIPDMGFINLTDIAQHTAILRNTTDLPLVVDADTGFGNAVNVYHSVRVIERAGASAIQLEDQVNPKRCGHFNGKDVVALDEARSRIKAAADARHDSNFLIVARTDARATSSLDEALDRAAAFVEDGADITFVEAPTSVEEMAAIPMRLKGTPQLVNMVVGGKTPILDFTRLDEMGFALVLYANAALQGALLGMQRALSELKRSGRMDEGQFVADFKLRQETVRKSHFDALEKKFI from the coding sequence ATGCTGACACATGAGATCAACAGGGGATTTCGCCATCGCCTGAACAACGGCGGTGCGATCCTGATGCCCGGTGCGGCCAATGCGCTTGCCGCCCGTGTGATCGAAGGACTGGATTTCGAGGCGATCTATGTCTCTGGTGCCGGCGTGACCAATACTTTCTACGGCATTCCCGACATGGGGTTCATCAACCTCACCGACATTGCCCAGCATACCGCAATTTTGCGCAATACCACCGATCTGCCATTGGTGGTCGATGCCGACACGGGCTTTGGCAACGCGGTCAATGTGTATCACAGTGTCCGGGTCATCGAGCGGGCCGGGGCCAGTGCGATCCAGCTGGAAGATCAGGTGAACCCCAAGCGTTGCGGTCATTTCAACGGAAAGGATGTGGTGGCGCTCGACGAGGCTCGCAGCCGGATCAAGGCGGCGGCGGATGCGCGGCACGACTCGAATTTTCTCATCGTCGCCCGCACGGATGCCCGCGCGACCTCATCTCTGGACGAAGCCCTCGATCGTGCTGCGGCTTTCGTCGAGGACGGAGCCGATATCACCTTCGTCGAGGCACCCACCAGTGTCGAAGAAATGGCGGCAATTCCCATGCGCCTGAAGGGCACGCCGCAGCTGGTCAACATGGTGGTCGGTGGCAAGACGCCGATCCTCGATTTCACCCGGCTGGATGAAATGGGTTTCGCGTTGGTTCTTTACGCCAATGCGGCCCTGCAGGGCGCGCTCTTGGGAATGCAAAGGGCGTTGAGTGAGTTGAAGAGGTCCGGCCGCATGGATGAAGGTCAGTTTGTGGCAGACTTCAAGCTGCGACAAGAAACTGTCCGGAAATCGCATTTTGATGCACTCGAAAAGAAATTCATCTGA
- a CDS encoding helix-turn-helix domain-containing protein, giving the protein MSILSAFTAQRPGMTLAELAEETGLHKSTILRLATSMMIYGFIQRDAQGVFSVGPSVWRLGLIFRRDFISRERVATALRTLVEATGETASFYVRSGDDRVCLYRENSPNLQHFHVEEGMRLRLSSGASGMVLRHFSGENVRDLSRFSENGTVMSEGETNPGISSVSTPVFSSEGMLAGALTVSGLASRFDAAARTRIVPLLESLARSLSGVDPHSPE; this is encoded by the coding sequence ATGTCGATTCTGTCGGCCTTCACGGCACAGCGGCCGGGAATGACCCTGGCCGAACTCGCCGAGGAAACCGGCCTGCACAAGAGTACCATCCTGCGGCTGGCCACTTCGATGATGATCTATGGCTTCATCCAGAGGGATGCGCAGGGTGTATTCAGTGTCGGTCCCAGCGTCTGGCGGCTGGGTCTGATCTTTCGTCGCGACTTCATCTCGCGAGAACGTGTTGCCACCGCACTCAGAACCCTGGTCGAGGCCACCGGTGAAACGGCATCGTTCTATGTCCGTTCCGGAGACGACCGGGTCTGTCTCTATCGTGAGAATTCGCCCAATTTGCAGCATTTCCATGTCGAGGAAGGGATGCGGTTGCGACTTTCCTCCGGCGCTTCGGGGATGGTGCTTCGTCACTTCAGTGGCGAGAATGTACGCGACCTGTCGAGATTCAGCGAAAACGGTACTGTCATGTCCGAGGGGGAAACCAATCCGGGCATTTCGTCGGTTTCGACCCCCGTATTCTCATCCGAAGGCATGCTGGCGGGGGCACTGACCGTGTCGGGACTGGCCAGCCGTTTCGACGCCGCAGCACGGACAAGGATCGTGCCACTGCTGGAAAGCCTTGCCCGGTCCCTGTCCGGAGTCGATCCGCATTCTCCGGAGTGA
- the acnA gene encoding aconitate hydratase AcnA: MRYLPVPGTSLRAYDYRQDLGEDWPTLPISLRILAEIAGRHSGDGSDAAPVAARNGQAVAFRPARLLLHDMLGIPALVDIMALRDRLAEEGGTPSLVDMSLPVDLVIDHAMTIDFWADGMALEKNMAREFEVNRERFAFLKTCAARFPRLRVIPPGGGICHQVNLEFLGQTVMPSTEDPSILICDSCLGTDSHTTMINALGVTGWGIGGLEAEGLLFGETTAVNVPRVIGLEVTGTPSHAITATDIALVVTEKLRALGVVDTFIEMFGTGYERLNVADRATIANMSPEYGSTQVFCPVDRNTIRYLRETGRTAQAVRAEAYCKAQGMWADGMDAAIEYDSVVTLDLARIGRSISGPARPEQRIDLADVSSRLTSPAEASRRVVIEGAGHDIGDGDVIIAAITSCTNTANPRNMVLAGLMARRAVARGLTVKPHVKTSLAPGSRVVARYLEKSGLQNDLDALGFALTAFACSTCNGMSGPLRPEHEAAIRSHDINAVAVLSGNRNFAGRIHPLASRNVIASPPLVVAYALAGTILTDITTEPLGIDRDGHPVTLADLWPAAEDVDAIIGTCLTAEDFLHNFNTIDDVNPEWTALEVDNERYDWPSSTYVGFPPFVRSIAPECPAIEPLVGLRPLVILGDSVTTDHISPSGTITSESEAGRFLMAQGVDKRDFNSFGTRRGCSDVVIRSTFANYRLRNEMAGGREGAWTRIQPEGEITTVYKAIETYRMRGQRLLVIGGKEYGCGSSRDTAAKAPWLAGIRAVIAESFERIHRSNLVNMGIAPLTFPEGTTRRTLGLDGTETYDITFRDDLTEACLTVHRANRSTISTMLRAQFYNDREREIFVHGGLLPMAFRAFLGKGA; encoded by the coding sequence TTGCGTTACCTGCCTGTGCCGGGCACTTCCCTGCGTGCCTACGACTATCGTCAGGATCTGGGCGAAGATTGGCCCACCTTGCCCATTTCATTGCGAATCCTTGCCGAGATCGCCGGGCGCCATTCCGGCGACGGTTCGGATGCAGCGCCGGTGGCGGCGCGCAATGGACAGGCGGTGGCCTTTCGGCCAGCACGGCTGCTGCTTCATGACATGCTGGGAATTCCGGCATTGGTCGACATCATGGCATTGCGGGACAGGCTCGCCGAGGAAGGCGGCACCCCGTCGCTGGTCGACATGAGCTTGCCGGTCGATCTGGTGATCGATCATGCAATGACGATCGATTTCTGGGCCGACGGAATGGCGCTGGAAAAGAACATGGCGCGTGAGTTCGAGGTGAATCGCGAACGCTTTGCCTTCCTCAAGACCTGCGCTGCGCGCTTCCCCCGGTTACGGGTCATTCCGCCCGGCGGAGGTATCTGCCATCAGGTGAATCTGGAGTTTCTCGGCCAGACGGTGATGCCCTCGACCGAGGATCCCTCGATCCTGATCTGCGACAGTTGTCTTGGAACCGACAGTCATACGACGATGATCAATGCGCTGGGAGTGACCGGTTGGGGCATTGGCGGGCTTGAGGCGGAGGGGCTGCTGTTCGGCGAGACTACAGCCGTGAACGTGCCGCGGGTGATCGGGCTGGAGGTGACGGGTACGCCGTCGCATGCGATCACCGCCACCGATATCGCCCTCGTGGTGACGGAGAAACTGCGCGCGCTCGGTGTCGTCGACACCTTTATCGAGATGTTCGGTACGGGCTATGAACGGCTCAACGTCGCGGACCGTGCGACGATTGCCAACATGTCTCCCGAATACGGTTCGACGCAGGTGTTCTGTCCGGTCGACAGGAATACGATTCGATATCTGCGCGAGACGGGCAGGACGGCTCAGGCGGTCCGGGCGGAAGCCTATTGCAAGGCACAAGGCATGTGGGCCGACGGCATGGACGCTGCAATCGAGTATGACAGTGTCGTGACGCTGGATCTTGCCCGAATTGGTCGAAGCATTTCCGGTCCCGCAAGACCCGAACAGCGCATCGACCTCGCCGACGTTTCATCGAGATTGACGTCACCGGCTGAAGCCTCGCGCCGGGTGGTGATCGAAGGTGCCGGCCACGACATCGGCGACGGCGATGTCATCATCGCCGCCATTACCAGCTGCACCAACACCGCCAATCCCCGCAACATGGTGCTGGCCGGATTGATGGCACGCAGGGCCGTGGCTCGCGGCCTTACGGTCAAACCACATGTCAAGACATCGCTGGCGCCGGGTTCGCGGGTGGTCGCGCGCTATCTTGAGAAGAGCGGACTGCAGAACGATCTGGACGCACTGGGCTTCGCGTTGACCGCCTTTGCCTGTTCGACATGCAACGGCATGTCGGGGCCGTTGCGTCCCGAACACGAGGCGGCAATCAGGTCCCACGACATCAACGCAGTCGCTGTGCTGTCGGGCAATCGCAACTTTGCCGGGCGCATCCATCCCCTGGCCTCGCGCAATGTCATCGCATCGCCGCCACTGGTGGTGGCCTATGCGCTTGCCGGCACCATTCTCACCGACATCACGACCGAGCCGCTGGGGATCGACCGCGATGGGCACCCGGTGACATTGGCCGACCTCTGGCCGGCAGCCGAAGATGTCGACGCGATCATCGGGACTTGCCTCACGGCAGAAGATTTTCTGCACAATTTCAACACTATCGACGATGTGAATCCGGAATGGACAGCGCTGGAGGTGGACAATGAACGCTATGACTGGCCATCTTCCACCTATGTCGGCTTTCCTCCATTCGTGCGTTCGATCGCGCCCGAGTGCCCGGCGATCGAACCGCTTGTCGGGCTGCGCCCACTCGTCATTCTGGGGGATTCGGTAACGACCGACCACATTTCACCATCGGGAACGATTACGTCTGAATCGGAGGCCGGACGGTTCCTGATGGCGCAAGGTGTGGACAAGCGCGATTTCAATTCTTTCGGCACTAGGCGAGGATGCTCGGATGTGGTCATTCGCTCGACCTTCGCCAATTACCGGCTGCGCAACGAGATGGCGGGGGGCAGAGAGGGCGCCTGGACCCGGATCCAGCCCGAGGGAGAAATTACGACCGTCTACAAGGCGATCGAGACCTATCGCATGCGCGGGCAGCGTCTGTTGGTCATCGGCGGCAAGGAGTATGGTTGCGGCTCGTCGCGCGATACCGCGGCCAAGGCCCCCTGGCTGGCTGGCATTCGTGCCGTGATTGCCGAGAGCTTCGAACGCATCCATCGTTCGAATCTGGTCAACATGGGAATCGCACCCCTGACCTTTCCCGAAGGCACGACGCGCCGCACGCTCGGCCTCGACGGAACCGAGACCTATGACATCACCTTCCGTGACGATCTGACCGAGGCGTGCCTTACCGTGCATCGCGCCAATCGAAGCACAATATCAACAATGCTCCGCGCGCAGTTCTACAATGACCGCGAGCGGGAAATCTTCGTCCATGGAGGGCTGTTGCCGATGGCCTTCCGTGCATTTCTGGGCAAGGGGGCATGA
- a CDS encoding PrpF family protein yields MTMRHKLKAVFYRGGTSKAVVFNGCDLPEDRRLRDAIFLEVLGSPDPYGRQLNGMGGGISSLSKVVIVEASSRPDADVDYTFVQVAVGEAVADYGSACGNMSSCVGPFAVEEGLVQVADGDVLVRIYNTNTRQIYHARFTVQDGLPVEAGDLVIPGVSGSGAPVRLDFLSPGGAATGRLLPTGRAVDLLQVEGLGNIEASMVDAANPVVYVRAGDLGRNATELPADLDADPDLMTKMEAIRRAGGVAMGMADEVAAVGLSNPKVAMVGAAADFIALDGGAHGVGSHDLGVRLISMGNFHRAITLTGGMCTAVASKIPGTLVAQQTGPAPYLRIGTPSGVLPVNAEVNIGPNGPEAISASTFRTQRRLMEGFVLHGQG; encoded by the coding sequence ATGACGATGCGCCATAAGTTGAAAGCGGTGTTCTATCGTGGCGGCACCTCGAAGGCAGTCGTGTTCAATGGTTGCGATCTCCCGGAGGACAGGAGGCTCCGCGATGCCATTTTCCTTGAGGTGCTGGGCAGTCCCGATCCGTACGGTCGGCAACTGAACGGCATGGGCGGTGGTATCTCGTCGTTGTCCAAGGTCGTGATTGTCGAGGCATCCAGTCGTCCCGATGCCGATGTCGACTACACCTTCGTGCAGGTTGCGGTGGGCGAGGCCGTCGCGGATTATGGCTCGGCCTGCGGAAACATGTCGTCCTGCGTGGGACCCTTCGCGGTGGAAGAGGGTTTGGTACAGGTTGCAGATGGTGATGTCCTGGTCCGCATCTACAATACCAATACCCGGCAGATCTATCATGCCCGTTTCACGGTTCAAGACGGGTTGCCGGTGGAAGCGGGGGATCTTGTCATACCTGGTGTCAGCGGATCGGGGGCTCCTGTGAGACTCGATTTCCTGTCGCCCGGCGGGGCTGCCACGGGCAGGCTGCTGCCGACGGGCCGGGCCGTGGACCTTCTGCAGGTCGAGGGGCTTGGAAATATCGAGGCGTCGATGGTCGATGCGGCCAATCCGGTCGTCTATGTGAGGGCGGGTGACCTGGGCAGGAATGCCACCGAGTTGCCGGCGGATCTCGATGCTGATCCGGATCTGATGACGAAGATGGAGGCCATCCGGCGCGCGGGCGGGGTGGCCATGGGTATGGCAGACGAAGTGGCTGCTGTCGGTCTGTCGAACCCCAAGGTTGCCATGGTGGGTGCGGCGGCAGACTTTATCGCACTGGATGGCGGGGCTCACGGTGTCGGCAGCCACGACCTTGGCGTGCGGCTGATTTCAATGGGCAATTTTCACCGGGCGATCACACTGACCGGCGGCATGTGCACTGCGGTCGCGTCGAAGATTCCGGGGACTCTGGTCGCCCAGCAGACAGGCCCGGCGCCATATTTGCGGATCGGGACTCCATCGGGAGTGCTCCCGGTGAATGCGGAGGTCAACATCGGCCCGAACGGTCCTGAAGCAATCTCGGCCAGCACATTCCGGACCCAGCGACGATTGATGGAGGGGTTTGTCCTGCACGGGCAAGGCTGA
- a CDS encoding DUF1428 family protein, whose amino-acid sequence MAVLCGDGETVVVGWIGWPSKVVRDRAWARMMEDPRLHSNGNPVIHGGLGEIPCAGD is encoded by the coding sequence ATGGCTGTACTCTGTGGTGATGGTGAAACGGTTGTGGTCGGTTGGATCGGCTGGCCATCGAAGGTCGTACGCGACCGGGCATGGGCGCGAATGATGGAAGACCCACGCCTGCATTCAAACGGCAATCCCGTGATTCATGGTGGATTGGGCGAGATTCCCTGTGCCGGAGATTGA
- a CDS encoding UxaA family hydrolase: MISSRAAIRLHCHDNVATCLRPIGPGEAIVVGDDHLTAAEPVPFCHKIALADIPTGQPVIKYGQIIGETIHPIARGTHVHIHNMRSLRARSQVHQSPAQGISPNPP; this comes from the coding sequence GTGATATCCTCGCGCGCCGCCATCCGCCTCCATTGTCACGACAATGTCGCCACATGCCTGCGCCCTATCGGACCGGGTGAAGCCATCGTCGTTGGCGATGACCACCTGACTGCGGCGGAACCCGTCCCGTTCTGCCACAAGATCGCCTTGGCCGACATCCCGACAGGTCAGCCCGTGATCAAGTATGGTCAGATCATCGGCGAGACGATACATCCCATCGCCCGCGGCACTCACGTACACATCCACAACATGCGCAGCCTGCGAGCCCGGAGCCAGGTCCATCAATCTCCGGCACAGGGAATCTCGCCCAATCCACCATGA
- a CDS encoding UxaA family hydrolase: protein MKAPDFLGYERPCGRAGLRNHLLLLSPTGLTTPLCRRVAAQLRGTIAIGTGYGSGQLGDDAAIHARCLAGFACHPNVAAIVVIGADSLKIEPLVRAAEASGRPCAGLCLDDFGHDALRLGDAALRAAAGLLKVISGQQRKRLPASELMLALECGRSDPSSGLVANPLAGLMADAVIDAGGSAIFGETTEWLGAETILTTRAVSPRVAQAVNAAAASREQYAVAQGLDLTYNNPSLTNIEAGLTTIEEKSLGAVAKSGNRPLQGLLSYGEVPPAAGLWAMDAAAYAPESLTGFTAAGCNLALFTTGVGNSYTSALMPTIKLSANPETANRITTQLDFTGERVFTGEETLESAADRLLAQIAATASGELTYGEILGDCDEVISRFGASL, encoded by the coding sequence ATGAAAGCACCCGATTTCCTCGGTTATGAGCGCCCATGTGGCCGTGCCGGCCTGCGCAACCACCTGCTGCTGCTCTCGCCTACCGGCCTGACCACACCGCTGTGCCGGCGTGTGGCTGCACAGCTGCGCGGCACGATCGCCATAGGGACAGGATACGGCAGCGGCCAACTCGGTGATGACGCAGCCATTCATGCGCGCTGCCTTGCCGGTTTTGCCTGCCATCCGAATGTCGCCGCGATTGTCGTCATCGGTGCAGATTCACTCAAGATCGAGCCGCTGGTTCGTGCCGCCGAAGCGTCGGGGCGGCCCTGCGCCGGACTCTGTCTCGACGATTTCGGCCATGACGCCTTGCGTCTCGGTGATGCCGCCCTGCGTGCAGCGGCGGGGCTGCTCAAGGTCATCTCCGGCCAGCAACGCAAACGGCTCCCGGCATCCGAACTGATGCTGGCGCTGGAGTGCGGGCGCTCGGACCCGAGTTCCGGCCTCGTTGCCAACCCGCTGGCCGGATTGATGGCCGACGCCGTCATCGATGCGGGCGGCAGTGCGATCTTCGGCGAAACGACCGAGTGGCTGGGTGCGGAAACGATCCTGACCACCCGTGCCGTATCGCCGCGGGTCGCACAAGCCGTCAATGCCGCCGCGGCCTCACGTGAACAGTACGCTGTCGCCCAAGGTCTGGACCTGACTTACAACAATCCCAGCTTGACCAATATCGAGGCCGGGCTGACAACCATCGAGGAAAAATCGCTGGGCGCCGTGGCCAAGTCGGGGAATCGCCCCTTGCAGGGTCTTTTGTCCTATGGCGAAGTTCCACCCGCAGCCGGGCTCTGGGCCATGGATGCCGCTGCCTATGCACCGGAATCACTGACGGGCTTTACCGCTGCCGGCTGTAATCTCGCCCTGTTCACCACTGGCGTTGGCAACAGTTATACGAGTGCGCTCATGCCCACCATCAAGCTCAGCGCCAATCCGGAAACGGCCAACCGCATCACCACCCAGCTCGATTTTACCGGCGAGCGGGTCTTTACCGGCGAGGAAACACTGGAAAGCGCAGCGGACCGCCTGCTCGCCCAGATCGCCGCAACCGCTTCGGGCGAACTCACCTATGGAGAAATCCTCGGTGATTGCGATGAAGTGATCAGCCGCTTCGGAGCTTCATTGTGA
- a CDS encoding tripartite tricarboxylate transporter permease, which translates to MIDGLLGGLALVFHPWAFFFVVLGTVLGITVGAIPGLTGAMLIALTLPLTYYMTPTDAVVLLIAMYVGSVTGGLITATLLRMPGTPSNVMTTFDGYPMARAGKPGRALGLGISASFIGGLVSWVFLLLLAKPLSIWATRFGPFEYFTLILMAMVLIASVSQGSLVKGLIAGMLGMLASMPGVDPSAGQPRLTFDWYMLNGGLKLLPVLIGVFAVSQIINDILELGKKADRVEASSSGLLMSLRDWIRHSANMLRSSLIGTFVGILPGVGASIGSVIAYTVTRNVSKTPDEFGKGSEAGIVASEAANNATIGGALIPLIAMGIPGSVIDAILIGALMIHSIQPGPTLFLTNGDVVWAMIAACLIANIVMLFVMMGSVGWVARLATIPRQFLLPVIIVFCIVGSFGLDNTMFDVWVMLIFGLIGFALERARYPLGPFVIGFVLAPLMEEKLRSGLMMSGGSILPVFTRPVALLFLVAAVVLLTWSLISEWRQARERGR; encoded by the coding sequence ATGATTGACGGACTGCTCGGTGGACTTGCTCTCGTCTTCCACCCCTGGGCCTTCTTCTTCGTTGTACTCGGCACAGTGCTGGGTATCACGGTTGGAGCGATACCGGGGCTGACAGGAGCCATGCTGATCGCGCTGACCCTGCCGCTCACCTACTACATGACTCCCACCGATGCCGTGGTGCTGCTGATCGCCATGTATGTGGGCTCGGTGACCGGCGGGCTGATCACGGCGACGCTACTGCGCATGCCCGGCACACCATCCAACGTCATGACCACCTTCGATGGTTATCCGATGGCCCGCGCGGGCAAGCCCGGCCGCGCACTGGGGCTTGGAATTTCGGCATCCTTCATCGGCGGCCTCGTCTCCTGGGTATTCCTGTTGCTGCTGGCCAAGCCGTTGTCGATCTGGGCAACCCGTTTCGGCCCGTTTGAATATTTCACACTGATCCTGATGGCCATGGTGTTGATTGCCAGCGTCAGTCAGGGCAGCCTCGTCAAGGGGCTCATCGCCGGCATGCTCGGCATGCTCGCTTCGATGCCGGGCGTGGACCCCTCCGCCGGCCAGCCGCGCCTGACCTTCGACTGGTACATGCTCAATGGCGGGCTCAAGCTGCTGCCGGTGCTCATCGGCGTCTTCGCCGTATCGCAAATCATCAATGACATTCTCGAACTGGGGAAAAAGGCCGATCGTGTCGAAGCCTCGTCGAGCGGCCTGCTGATGTCGCTGCGCGACTGGATCCGGCACTCGGCCAACATGCTGCGATCGTCGCTGATCGGAACCTTTGTCGGTATCCTGCCCGGTGTCGGCGCATCCATCGGATCGGTGATCGCCTATACCGTCACCCGCAACGTGTCGAAGACGCCCGATGAATTCGGCAAGGGCTCGGAGGCTGGCATCGTCGCATCCGAGGCCGCCAACAACGCTACCATCGGCGGTGCACTGATCCCGCTGATCGCCATGGGCATACCCGGCTCGGTGATCGATGCCATACTCATTGGCGCTCTCATGATCCATTCGATCCAGCCGGGCCCGACACTGTTTCTCACCAATGGCGATGTCGTCTGGGCGATGATTGCCGCCTGCCTGATTGCCAACATCGTCATGCTTTTCGTGATGATGGGCTCGGTGGGCTGGGTCGCCCGGCTGGCGACCATTCCCCGGCAGTTCCTCCTGCCCGTGATCATCGTCTTTTGCATCGTCGGCAGTTTCGGCCTCGACAACACCATGTTCGATGTCTGGGTGATGCTGATCTTCGGCCTGATCGGCTTTGCTCTGGAACGCGCCCGCTATCCGCTTGGACCCTTCGTCATAGGTTTCGTGCTGGCCCCGCTGATGGAGGAGAAGCTGCGCTCCGGCCTGATGATGTCCGGCGGCTCGATCCTGCCGGTGTTCACCCGGCCCGTGGCCCTGCTGTTCCTGGTCGCGGCTGTTGTGCTGTTGACATGGTCGCTGATCAGCGAATGGCGGCAGGCACGGGAGCGTGGTCGATGA